One genomic window of Heptranchias perlo isolate sHepPer1 chromosome 12, sHepPer1.hap1, whole genome shotgun sequence includes the following:
- the rassf10b gene encoding ras association domain-containing protein 10 gives MDTQEYKISVWVCQEEKVISGLSRRTTCADVIGALLEESRLDGGSNKLLLGAPDSYCMVEKWRGFERTLPNKTRILRLWAAWGEEQGTVTFVVVKSRASLPNNGPRSAEAKVVLSKESSCNLRGTARVTLAMPQDKQRRVVRKAFRKLAKINRSKRQQGRPKDASCVERMETLVHLVLSQDHTVRQQVQRIRELDREIDRYEAETHHDRMKRHGVNYVQDTYLVDGGPGSDPRDPRGPEPSPDLQEYARNCEEVLRLQEKLFDQEELMEMVTLEIQEELNQRWMKRRQGELVAPAQVPETADRVEGELMEQERVRTELSASLYIGLRLNTDLEVTKKGLAYSQTLCDQKQSELESLVQRVNSLAMDELQILEEEEEEEEDERPCPELSIPRNRSPPGSNQGWVQARRLATSCQATDEDSDTGLSSMNSQDSDTIPISESLV, from the coding sequence ATGGACACACAAGAGTACAAGATAAGCGTGTGGGTCTGCCAGGAGGAGAAGGTCATCTCAGGACTGTCCAGGCGCACCACCTGTGCAGATGTGATTGGTGCCTTGTTGGAGGAAAGCAGGTTGGATGGAGGGTCCAACAAGCTACTGCTGGGTGCCCCGGACAGCTACTGCATGGTGGAGAAGTGGCGAGGCTTCGAGAGGACCTTGCCCAACAAGACCAGGATCCTGCGGCTCTGGGCGGCttggggagaggagcaggggacGGTCACCTTCGTGGTGGTCAAGAGCCGCGCCTCCTTGCCCAACAACGGACCCCGAAGCGCCGAGGCCAAAGTGGTCCTGAGCAAGGAGAGCTCTTGCAACCTGCGGGGCACTGCCAGGGTCACCCTGGCCATGCCCCAGGACAAGCAGAGGAGGGTGGTCCGCAAAGCCTTCAGGAAGCTGGCCAAAATCAACCGGTCAAAGAGGCAGCAGGGTCGCCCCAAGGACGCCTCTTGCGTGGAGCGGATGGAGACCCTGGTCCACCTGGTCCTGTCTCAGGACCACACCGTCCGGCAGCAGGTCCAGAGGATCAGGGAGCTGGACCGGGAGATCGACAGGTACGAAGCCGAGACCCACCACGACAGGATGAAGAGGCACGGGGTTAACTACGTGCAGGACACTTACCTGGTGGACGGGGGTCCGGGGAGCGACCCCCGGGACCCCAGGGGTCCAGAGCCAAGCCCCGACCTCCAAGAGTACGCCAGGAACTGCGAGGAGGTCTTGCGCCTCCAGGAGAAGCTGTTCGACCAGGAGGAACTGATGGAGATGGTCACCCTGGAGATCCAAGAGGAGCTCAACCAACGGTGGATGAAGAGGCGCCAGGGGGAGCTGGTCGCCCCCGCTCAGGTGCCAGAGACGGCGGACAGGGTCGAGGGtgagctgatggagcaggagagggtcaGGACCGAGCTCAGCGCCAGCCTGTACATCGGGCTTAGGCTGAACACCGACCTGGAGGTCACCAAGAAGGGTCTCGCCTACAGCCAGACCCTGTGCGACCAGAAACAGAGCGAGCTGGAGAGTTTGGTGCAGAGGGTTAACTCGTTGGCTATGGATGAGCTTCagatattggaggaggaggaggaggaggaggaggacgagagaCCATGTCCCGAGCTAAGTATCCCTCGGAACAGGTCCCCTCCAGGCAGCAACCAGGGCTGGGTCCAAGCGAGACGTCTGGCCACCAGTTGTCAGGCCACTGATGAGGACTCGGACACTGGCCTCAGTTCCATGAACAGCCAAGATTCCGACACCATCCCCATCTCCGAGTCTCTGGTATAG